A window of the Marinilabiliales bacterium genome harbors these coding sequences:
- a CDS encoding PQQ-dependent sugar dehydrogenase, with translation MNSRYLYTFFLLIPVVALIWLIKPSEPGYIEGELITSSMLNRSQAVSNYERYCASCHGMHMERFAGADREAMFNMPVDQMVAIIRDGDLTTGMPAFGDALTTDEISDIATYILTDMKEASRTFEYRPVMDPVQKTERVNFRLDTLITGLEVPWGMVWLPDGDMLVGERSGQLFRFRDGVFISVIEGLPPIFAHGQGGLLDLRLHPGYEDNGWLYLSYSTYGPGGPAEGGNTAIMRARLDGNRLADREEIFKGIPDTRNGVHFGCRMVFCDDGYLFFSIGDRGNWDNSQDLTNHAGKIHRIKDDGTIPAGNPFVDHPGAMPSIWSYGHRNPQGLVKHPETGVIWSTEHGPRGGDELNIIRKGLNYGWPVISYGINYNGTIITELTEKEGMEQPVIEWTPSIAPCGMTFVTGEPFRAWNNSILSGSLSFRYLVRNEIEGEEVVHEEILLREIGRVRNVDLGPDGMVYVAVENPGVIYRLVPVE, from the coding sequence ATGAACTCAAGATATCTTTACACTTTCTTCCTGCTTATCCCGGTGGTGGCTCTTATCTGGCTTATCAAGCCCTCAGAACCAGGATATATTGAAGGAGAGCTGATTACCAGCTCGATGTTGAACAGGTCGCAGGCAGTATCCAACTATGAGCGCTACTGTGCATCCTGCCACGGTATGCATATGGAACGGTTTGCCGGAGCCGACCGCGAGGCAATGTTCAACATGCCCGTTGACCAGATGGTGGCTATCATCAGGGACGGTGACCTCACTACCGGTATGCCGGCTTTCGGCGATGCACTGACTACTGATGAGATCAGCGACATTGCCACCTATATCCTTACCGATATGAAGGAGGCCAGCAGGACATTTGAGTACCGTCCTGTAATGGACCCGGTGCAGAAAACGGAAAGAGTTAACTTCCGGCTCGATACCTTGATTACCGGACTTGAGGTGCCGTGGGGCATGGTATGGCTGCCGGACGGCGACATGCTGGTAGGCGAAAGGAGCGGCCAGCTTTTCAGGTTCAGAGACGGGGTATTCATTAGTGTTATTGAGGGTCTGCCCCCTATTTTTGCACATGGGCAGGGGGGACTGCTGGACCTGCGCCTCCATCCCGGTTATGAGGATAACGGCTGGCTATACCTTTCATATTCCACCTACGGGCCGGGCGGGCCTGCCGAGGGAGGCAACACCGCCATAATGAGGGCCAGACTTGATGGTAACCGGCTGGCGGACAGGGAAGAGATTTTCAAAGGGATTCCCGATACACGCAACGGTGTTCATTTCGGATGCCGTATGGTGTTCTGCGATGACGGTTACCTCTTTTTTTCCATCGGCGACAGGGGGAACTGGGACAATTCACAGGACCTCACCAACCACGCAGGTAAGATACACCGCATAAAAGATGACGGAACCATCCCTGCCGGCAACCCCTTTGTTGATCACCCGGGCGCCATGCCCTCCATCTGGTCATACGGGCACAGAAACCCGCAGGGACTTGTAAAGCATCCTGAAACCGGCGTAATATGGTCGACCGAACATGGCCCGCGCGGCGGCGATGAGCTGAACATTATCAGGAAGGGTCTCAACTACGGCTGGCCGGTAATCTCCTACGGCATCAATTACAACGGAACCATCATTACCGAGCTTACAGAAAAAGAGGGGATGGAGCAGCCGGTGATCGAATGGACACCCTCGATCGCTCCCTGCGGAATGACCTTCGTTACGGGTGAACCTTTCAGGGCGTGGAACAACAGCATCCTCTCGGGATCGCTCAGCTTCCGCTACCTTGTGCGCAACGAGATTGAGGGAGAAGAGGTGGTTCACGAAGAGATACTGCTGCGGGAGATCGGACGCGTGCGCAACGTTGATCTGGGCCCTGACGGAATGGTTTACGTTGCCGTTGAAAACCCGGGCGTCATCTACAGGCTGGTACCGGTTGAATAG
- a CDS encoding flavoprotein oxidoreductase: MSKNKLVVIGGDAAGMSAASKVRREEPDMEIVVFERGKHTSYAACGIPYLVGGLVGSPDMLIARNPEVFRKKQNIDVRIFHEVTRIDPEKRLVLVTDVKKGREFWESWDQLLIATGASPYVPGIEGVDTEGVFCLSTLQSGIDVFRYIEEQRPARAVVVGGGYIGIEMAEAFRDRGMDVALIDMAEQVMITMDPDISKLISGYMAEQGVKVFTGEKLAGFEKGDDGRVNAVVTGSRVLEADLVIIGVGVRPNSAIAAEAGIATGAGDAIAVSKKMETSIPGIWAAGDCAESYHLIKKSKVYVPLGTVANKQGQVAGVNISGGDAEFPGVIGTAITKFREMEISRTGLSEKEAGELGMEFLTTTIESPVRSGYYPGTGKMTVKLLAEKQSGRLLGGQIAGTAGSAKRIDTIATAITAGMTVQQVVDLDLSYAPPFSPVWDPVQTAARTLL, from the coding sequence ATGAGCAAAAACAAACTTGTCGTAATAGGCGGCGATGCCGCCGGCATGAGTGCAGCTTCGAAGGTAAGGCGCGAGGAGCCGGACATGGAGATAGTTGTTTTTGAGCGTGGCAAACATACCTCTTATGCTGCCTGTGGGATACCCTACCTGGTGGGCGGACTGGTAGGGTCGCCCGATATGCTGATTGCCAGGAATCCTGAGGTCTTCAGGAAGAAACAGAATATTGATGTACGGATTTTTCATGAGGTTACCCGGATTGACCCTGAAAAGAGACTTGTATTGGTTACTGATGTGAAGAAGGGCAGGGAATTTTGGGAATCATGGGATCAGTTACTGATTGCAACCGGCGCTTCTCCCTATGTGCCCGGTATTGAAGGTGTTGATACTGAAGGTGTGTTTTGTCTCTCAACACTTCAAAGCGGGATAGATGTATTCCGGTACATAGAGGAGCAACGGCCTGCCAGGGCCGTGGTTGTGGGTGGCGGCTATATCGGGATTGAGATGGCGGAAGCATTCAGGGACAGGGGTATGGATGTGGCACTTATTGATATGGCTGAACAGGTAATGATTACCATGGATCCGGATATTTCAAAGCTTATTTCCGGATATATGGCTGAGCAGGGGGTGAAGGTATTTACAGGGGAGAAGCTCGCAGGGTTTGAAAAAGGAGATGATGGCAGGGTAAATGCAGTTGTGACCGGCAGTCGTGTACTGGAGGCAGACCTGGTGATCATAGGTGTCGGGGTCAGGCCAAACTCAGCCATCGCCGCTGAGGCGGGCATAGCCACCGGTGCAGGGGATGCCATAGCTGTCAGTAAAAAGATGGAAACCAGTATTCCCGGGATATGGGCTGCAGGTGATTGCGCTGAATCATACCATCTAATCAAAAAAAGTAAGGTATACGTTCCCCTGGGCACGGTTGCCAATAAACAGGGACAGGTGGCCGGTGTCAACATAAGCGGCGGCGATGCAGAATTTCCCGGCGTTATCGGTACAGCCATAACCAAATTCAGGGAAATGGAAATTTCACGTACAGGTCTGTCGGAGAAGGAGGCGGGTGAGCTGGGAATGGAGTTCCTGACCACCACAATTGAAAGTCCGGTCCGCTCAGGTTATTATCCCGGTACGGGAAAGATGACCGTGAAGCTGCTGGCCGAAAAACAGTCCGGCAGGTTGCTGGGCGGACAAATTGCTGGTACGGCCGGATCGGCCAAAAGGATTGATACAATAGCTACGGCAATAACTGCCGGGATGACGGTACAACAGGTTGTGGACCTTGACCTTTCCTATGCGCCGCCTTTCTCACCGGTGTGGGATCCTGTGCAGACAGCGGCACGGACTTTACTTTAG
- a CDS encoding gfo/Idh/MocA family oxidoreductase, with the protein MNKNSKDFSRRKFIGDAAAIGALGALGVGSLVSSCQRKPQYTAPVFPDQAPDGPPLKAGLVGCGDRGTGAAFDFLSAGPNLQIVAMGDVFQDRLDRCRNALREHRGVEIPDENCFLGFDSFKKVIDSDIDVVLLCQPTHFRPESLLYAVQARKHVFAEKCVGVDPVGVRSVMASGRMAEAAGLNVVVGTQRRHQRDYVKTFEMIKNGAIGDLISANCYWNQGSFRHVYPREGWSDMEAMIRDFFNWCWLSGDHILDQNIHNIDIIVWFFEKYPVNAVGFGGRHRRPLGDQYDFFSVDFAFDDGRHFHAMCRQIDGCANNVSEMIYGTKGYTNCRNRIWDYNDNLIWEYEYPMGDDGTRRTSVAISPYVQEHINLVTAIRTGNYINEVQNVCESNMAAIMGRESAYTGRQMTWDDMMNSNLRLGPTEYSMGPVDIPPVPPVPGTSS; encoded by the coding sequence ATGAACAAAAATTCAAAAGATTTCAGCCGTCGTAAATTCATTGGCGATGCTGCGGCCATTGGTGCCCTGGGAGCACTTGGCGTTGGTTCACTTGTATCTTCCTGCCAAAGAAAACCTCAATATACCGCTCCTGTTTTTCCTGATCAGGCTCCCGACGGGCCCCCGCTGAAGGCCGGACTTGTAGGGTGCGGGGACAGGGGTACCGGCGCAGCATTTGACTTTCTGAGTGCAGGACCAAATCTCCAGATCGTGGCAATGGGTGATGTTTTCCAGGACCGGCTGGATCGCTGCAGGAATGCACTCCGAGAGCACAGGGGTGTTGAGATACCCGACGAAAACTGTTTCCTGGGATTCGATTCTTTTAAGAAAGTGATCGATTCAGATATAGATGTTGTGCTGTTGTGCCAGCCGACACATTTCAGGCCGGAGAGCCTGCTGTATGCGGTGCAGGCCCGGAAGCACGTATTTGCTGAAAAGTGTGTGGGCGTTGATCCGGTTGGGGTCCGCTCGGTCATGGCTTCGGGCAGGATGGCTGAGGCGGCGGGCCTCAATGTTGTGGTTGGCACACAGAGGCGCCACCAGAGGGATTATGTGAAAACTTTCGAGATGATCAAGAATGGCGCCATTGGTGATCTTATATCAGCCAACTGCTACTGGAACCAGGGCTCCTTCCGTCATGTCTATCCCAGGGAAGGATGGTCGGATATGGAGGCCATGATACGCGACTTTTTTAACTGGTGCTGGTTATCGGGAGACCATATCCTCGACCAGAATATTCACAACATAGACATTATCGTCTGGTTTTTCGAAAAGTACCCTGTAAATGCCGTGGGTTTCGGAGGAAGGCACAGGAGACCGCTGGGCGACCAGTATGATTTCTTCAGCGTAGATTTCGCCTTTGATGACGGAAGGCACTTTCATGCTATGTGCAGGCAGATTGACGGCTGTGCAAACAATGTATCGGAAATGATCTACGGGACCAAGGGATACACCAATTGCCGCAACAGGATATGGGACTATAACGATAACCTGATATGGGAATATGAGTACCCGATGGGCGATGACGGCACTCGCCGGACCAGCGTGGCGATAAGCCCCTACGTGCAGGAGCATATCAACCTGGTCACAGCCATCCGTACAGGTAATTATATCAACGAGGTGCAGAATGTTTGCGAAAGCAACATGGCTGCCATCATGGGCCGTGAATCAGCTTATACAGGAAGGCAGATGACATGGGATGACATGATGAACTCCAACCTCAGGCTCGGACCAACGGAATACAGCATGGGGCCGGTAGATATACCGCCTGTGCCTCCCGTTCCCGGAACCAGTTCCTGA